A single region of the Salmo salar chromosome ssa16, Ssal_v3.1, whole genome shotgun sequence genome encodes:
- the LOC106593353 gene encoding collagen alpha-2(V) chain-like: MGEEGRRGERGDAGTSGAAGPNGERGAPGSRGFPGQDGLPGQKGAQGEQGLGGSSGPKGADGDPGRTGEPGLPGARGLSGLLGSQGPEGHQGPMGGGGEDGGPGPAGSAGTRGPAGTMGVVGPKGFTGDPGKTGEVGTPGVAGQRGVNGKAGEMGAGGTAGPAGVAGKRGEQGPPGMNGFQGPPGSAGPPGESGKPGAEVRYDITSDCDMQ; this comes from the exons atgggagaggaggggaggaggggagaacggGGTGACGCCGGGACTTCAGGTGCCGCTGGACCCAATGGAGAGAGA GGTGCTCCTGGCAGTAGAGGTTTTCCTGGTCAGGATGGGTTACCTGGTCAAAAG GGTGCCCAAGGTGAGCAAGGACTGGGTGGGTCATCTGGTCCCAAAGGTGCCGATGGTGACCCAGGACGCACTGGAGAGCCAGGTCTTCCAGGGGCACGG GGTCTGTCGGGTCTTCTCGGCTCCCAGGGTCCTGAGGGACACCAAGGACCAATG ggaggaggaggagaggatgggggaccAGGTCCAGCAGGGTCAGCTGGTACCAGAGGTCCAGCTGGAACCATGGGTGTAGTTGGACCAAAAGGCTTTACT GGAGACCCTGGTAAGACAGGAGAAGTGGGGACCCCAGGTGTTGCAGGACAGAGG GGGGTTAATGGGAAAGCTGGAGAGATGGGCGCTGGTGGCACTGCTGGTCCAGCA GGAGTtgcagggaagagaggagagcaagGACCTCCTGGTATGAATGGCTTCCAG GGTCCACCTGGATCTGCTGGTCCACCTGGAGAGTCTGGGAAACCCGGTGCTGAGGTACGGTATGACATCACTTCCGACTGTGACATGCAATAA